One Nitrospira sp. genomic window, TGTGCCCCCGGGGGTCCGGTGTCATGATCACTGACACCCACAGACCCTCGACAAACCCGACCTCCTCCGGCCGAGAGAACCTCACACCATCAATGAACAATTAGCGAATTTCACGCACGCCCCCTGCTTGCGCACAAACGTGCTCTTTCTCTCGATTTTTCCTCCCCAGGCGTTATACTAACCGGGTGACACACGTCACGATTCCCGGCCGGGGACACGTATGCCCTATCGCCTGCTCATTCTGATCCTATGCCTCTCGCTCCTCTTCCCTCTACCCACGCGCGCTGCCGACAATCGCCCGTTCTGGACAGAGCAAGCGTTGTTTCATTTCGGAGACGATGTCTTCTTTACCGGCCGCTCCTCCTGTGCCCCTTCGATTGAAGAAGGACGTCAACGTGCCTACCTCGCCGCAGTCCAGGAGGTCAGAAATTTCACCCGCGCCAAAGAGATCGAAGGGTTTCCATTGGACACGCAAATGATTTTTGAGGACGCCCGTCCTGCGGACTGTGCCCAGGGCTTTGTGACCGTGTGGCGATTGCTGCGAGCACCCAGGACCGCGTTGGAATCGCTCGCAAAACACGCAACGCCTGGGAAACCGGCAGATATCTCCCCGATCCTTGCGCAAGCCACGGCCATCCGAAACCTCACGCCTCGCGTGGGGATGCTGCGTGACGAGGTCTGGAGCCGTTACGGATTGCCGCGATCGATCTGGGCGCGACCGGAGCAAGGCGAACTGATTTGGGACTATGCGCAGTTCGGACTAACCATCGTGTTCAACCAGGATGATGTGTTGACACGATGGCGGCTGAACGGCCCGCATCCACGATCCAGTGACGAGTCCACGGCGCCAGCACTGCAGGCGCCGACCATCGGCAATGATCTGCCAACCATCGACCTTACGACTCGACTCCAACAACTCGAAGAACAGCAGGATCAGGAACGCCGTCGAGCCGCTCAGCGCTATTGCTCACTCCGTTTCGCGGAGGTTCCAGACGCACTACGTCCTAAGCCTGGAGCATGCGAGCAACGGGAATACGAGCGGCTGAAGGAGCAACATCCCCGATTCTGACGGTGCGGCACGCACAATCGTTCGGAAGGAGACTGGCATGGCTACGGAAACAGCACGACGCTCGACAATCCTCCTCGTCGACGACGATCCTTCAACCCTGCTGCTGGCGTCAAAACCACTGCAGGATCACGGATATACTGTACTCAAGGCGCCAGGAAGCGCCGAAGCGCTCAGGCTATACGCGGAACACCCAACACCCATCCATCTCGTCGTCACCGACATCTTCCTCCCACCCCCCGGCTTCCAACTCTCCGTTGAGAAGAATCCCTACCCCCGTGTCAATGGTCTTGAAATGGTCGACCGCCTACTGGAGAACAAACGAGATATCCGCATCATTCTGATGTCCAGTACTCCGGGAGCCGACCTACACAGTCGCGGCCTCATCCGGGAGGAATTGCCCTTCTTGAAAAAACCCTTTACCGGCGAAGCCCTGCTCATGCTGGTCCAGCAGACACTGGCCGGCCCTCCGGCCGCACCCGCTCCGACGAAGTCCTCCTCAACGGACAAGGGCGACGTCGAGTGGGTTGACTGAGAGCCGTCACGCGCCCACGCCTACCTGCTGCGACGACGAAAAGCAGGGATTGCTTGTCAGGTCACACTCCCTCGGATAGACTTTTTCACCAGAGGTGCACGTCGCATGGCACGAGCAAAAGCCACCGAACCCGTACGCAGCCGGACCAAGCCACAAGTCGTCGAAGAACTCACCCGCGGCATTGCCACGCTCCGGGAATTGAGCGTTCAGATCGACGATCTGAGCCGAGACGGATTTCCATACCGGGAAGCCGTCCGCGCAAGAACCGAGCTCTCTTTTCGTGAAACGATTCGGCGATTGTTCGGCGAAAAATCGCCCGAATA contains:
- a CDS encoding response regulator, whose protein sequence is MATETARRSTILLVDDDPSTLLLASKPLQDHGYTVLKAPGSAEALRLYAEHPTPIHLVVTDIFLPPPGFQLSVEKNPYPRVNGLEMVDRLLENKRDIRIILMSSTPGADLHSRGLIREELPFLKKPFTGEALLMLVQQTLAGPPAAPAPTKSSSTDKGDVEWVD